A region from the Sulfurivermis fontis genome encodes:
- a CDS encoding DUF4124 domain-containing protein: MHLRLTLLLMSVCLAPAFAAGVYKWVDEQGQVHFGERPPARAQAQELQLKVLPAAPAATPTEAERRDNEQRLLRAFEEERELKKAQEEQSRKEQAQRERNCILARDRLRRYRSAGSLYNLDQQGNRVTLGENERAAAEQRAEQDVARWCD; encoded by the coding sequence ATGCATTTACGTTTGACGCTGTTGCTGATGTCAGTGTGCCTGGCGCCGGCCTTTGCCGCCGGTGTCTACAAGTGGGTAGATGAGCAGGGCCAGGTGCACTTCGGTGAACGACCGCCGGCACGGGCACAGGCGCAGGAACTGCAGCTGAAGGTGCTGCCAGCGGCGCCTGCCGCGACCCCGACCGAGGCGGAACGGCGCGACAACGAACAGCGCCTGCTGCGGGCCTTCGAAGAGGAGCGCGAGCTGAAGAAGGCGCAGGAGGAGCAGAGCCGGAAAGAGCAGGCGCAGCGCGAACGCAACTGTATCCTGGCGCGCGACCGCCTGCGCCGTTATCGCAGCGCCGGCAGCCTGTACAACCTGGATCAGCAGGGTAACCGCGTCACCCTCGGCGAGAATGAGCGCGCGGCGGCGGAGCAGCGCGCCGAGCAGGATGTGGCGCGCTGGTGCG